Genomic DNA from Cucumis melo cultivar AY chromosome 10, USDA_Cmelo_AY_1.0, whole genome shotgun sequence:
ATTGTTATAAATTTTATGCTAATTGAGTTATGCTTATTTTGGCACATTTTGTTttagtaaatttaatattatttataaataactTAATTACAAACTCATTTTCATTTAACATAAGATTACTTATTTATGAATTTtcattaaaatgaaaaagaaaaccattTTGATTAATTATTCCATTTTAAAGATGATGTTGTGTTTGGATGCTCATAACCATAAGAGATTTCAAATCATTAAATTGTTTGTTATCATGTGATTCCAAATCGTGCTTTttataggaaaaaaaatctataaTCGAATTTGGTATAGCTTTCATAAGATTTGAAGATTgatgatttatttaatttatgcATTTATGAGTGATTGAAGACACCATAGATTTAGCAAAGCTAAGTAGAGTTGTTTAATTCCTCCAAAGTACTCGACTTGTGTTCATGTGATAATGGAGTTACGTTCCACACCAAATTTTGCTCCACCATAGATTTATCATCTTTCCATCGACCAAAATTCTCTTCCCTACCTAgttttttattgtgtttttttGGGCTTTTACCCTCCCATCTTACATTTTCTTTCCTCCTTAACAAGGATTTTGAATTTTGGTTTTGTTAGATCTGCTATAGTTGCTTGATTAActgcttttattttttaaaattagaatgGAAAGTAGATTTTAACTTTGTTTTTTCGGCTAGAACTCTCGAACTTATAATAGTTGTCGAAATTTTAACCCTAGATGGCTTTAAAAGTTTGAAGATATAATTGTACCTACCATTTTATGCTCATGAGTGATTTTTGCTAATTTGtctttatttcaaatataagatacttatttatttatttttaatccaaatcattttataaaaattagGTAAAAcagttattataaaaaaaattaaatctattcGGTTTTTATAACTATATGACTAAAAAAAATCtcatagaaaagaaaaacacgAACATTATTTATCAACTTTAATTTAAAGTTAGATGTTTGATTCTCATTCTCCATAGAAAGATGTATATTAAAAGCTTTTTGAAGGAATTAAAACTCCAAACCTCTTCTTCGTCATGAATGTGATTATAAGCAAGCCAGTAAATAATTATCTTACCAAATATGGATGGTTGtgattttatttatgttttattgCTTTTGAGTGGACCAAAACAAATGGCATTACAAGGTCCCGTTTTTGTGTGAatgtgaatatttttttttcaaagtagAAGATAACAAATAAGTTAATGATTATTCCTCCTATCCTTGTATAACATATCCacttttttaatattatcttttgacTAAAGGTTTATTCATAtgagtttttcttttaacatagtaaacaaaataatttttgaatttcCCTAAAGTACAACTTTTCTTTTACacttaaatataataattatcaaGTGCAAATTAATTTGCATATATAATaactataattaattaagtagtTTTCTTAAGGACATTATGATTGGTTTTTTCGCTCTCTTCCCATTTCTTGTGTGCATGTGCATGTGAATGCATTGAACAATGTGGATATATTTAGGGGGAGGAAAAAACTTTTTGACAAATTGGTTTAACGTAGGTGAAAAACGAGGGTAAGTTCTTGAGTGAATGATAATCAAAGTAGAGATCAATAGCTAGGATACAATTTGACAAATTGGTTTAACCCTAGGTGATGTGGCTTTTTCAAATTAGTGTAGAATCAACTTTCATATGATTTGTTTCTATTTTAATacataaattatataaattttgaattgtttttttaatgaattAAAGTTTTGTTTTAGGGAAACACTTAAAAAGAAATTGTTATGGATTCTATTAAAGAGAGtgtgtgttattattatgaggAAACTAACCACAATATCCAATACTCTTTCACGAACGATCTCCACATAAATAGTAGAGGAGAGCTAAACATGTATCCTAAATGAATCGCTACTAATTTTCTTCATCGAAAATATCGATATTGAACCCATGCAAACGTGAAAATATcgatgaaaaattaataacatgagTAAGGGATTCCTGTCGAGCAACAAAGTTTATTGAATGTAACTAGGTGGTAAGAATCGCTTTTGAGCAAAGTTTTTCAAGGTAACTAGGTGATAAACAAACTCTTTGATTGAGAAGAGATCTTTGTTGTCTTTGCTGATCCATATAACCTACCTCATCATTGGAACACTGAGTTACCATGAAAGTGTTGAGAATATATTTTTAGTGTCAACGACAAGAAATATGATTTTACAAAATAGATTGTTGGAGTGTATTGAGAAGAAACAATGAAGCAGGTACTAGACAATAGGGCGTCTAGAAGTTTGGATGCTTAGTTTAGACACCTAGACTAGAGAACGCCTCACCCATGTTTCCGAGGCGTCTAGAGagaaattttggatgtttttctttaataaagttaaattgttttagaattttcaaatgttttgaaTATTAATTTTGATTCGACAAAAAAAACTTTCCAAATTTCTCGTTGAAActtcaaaaaggaaaaatggtATGGATAATCCCAAATAGGAGGTCAAATTGACATAGGGTTTGAAAACAAAATCATCTCGTTTCTATCTCCCTTCCTCCTTCctcatttctctctctttttctcgctctaatatacaattttttttgtcttattCTTCTTTCATTTGGTGTCGACATGGACATTTTCCCTACAATTTTTATGCTCCTATTTTTCTTTTCGCAGTTTTCTACgttttgattttggttttttcttaaattgttgacaaaactttgaatttctatatgtgttttcttctttttctaagACCAAGGGGCAAAAGGAAGAAGTGGCCAATGTGAGAGACCAATGAATGAGATTGAGAAGCAAAAGGAAGGAATGAGGAGTTCGAAGACGAAACAAGACCTCCATGAGAGTGTATCGGGCCCTCACGGAGCCTTTGGGGATCAAATAGCACTTTCATACATATGGCTGACAAACTTTTCATTCATCTTTCAAACTTTAGACTAAATTTTAGTTGAGCCCCTTGAATATTGAGTCATTCATACAAacttttcacaaaaaaaaaaaaaaaaaaaactttcaattCTATTGGAGGTCTTTTGCTTTCGCATAATTTTTCGAATcactctaaaaaaaattattttttcgaTACACAAAGTCTTTTTCATCATTTTGTATAGCTTAAATTAGAATCACTACCATTAAACATAGTTTTGTTTTCCATTACAAAATTGAGATGCTAAAGTAGAAactacaaaattgaaaaaaaaaaagaggctTTGAATTGGATGAATTATTCCTAACATAAGTTGACTTACAAAGTTTAATGATAACAATATCTTAAAAAACACCTAGCACTCGTTTGAGGCATGGAGTGGAGTGAGGTGAAATGTACTATAATAGTCCACTTCTTGTTCAAAGTTAGATTTTAGTTTTAGTTAGGGATTAGAATTAGGATTTCAAATTAATAACACTTGTTGCTATTTTTCAACTCTAAGCGGGTATTTGTTTTTGGAGTTGGGAAGTTCGTTGGCCAACTTTCATACACCACTCTTGGTATTGATCATCGTTGTTGAGCAATCTCCGACCACCACTTCTGGCAACCAACTTCGACCATCCCCGCCAACCAAACTTTAGTCACCACCAatcaaatatgatttttttaaaaaaattaaaacacttTTAAAAAGAGTTGTCAAACacatttgttgtttttattttaagaagttTTTATCAAAAGTGTAAATAAAAATGCAATTTGCAAAAACTTTTATTTTCTAACCATTCCAAATATTCTCTTACTTTTAATTGtataatgattttttaaaattcactttctcattttatattctttttcttttagatttttttgaatttgttgttattggtagttattttttaaaaattatttatcttcctttatttgtttaaaattaacTTTCTTCTATCTGAAAGGTAAGGtaaaattgattattttttCAGAATTATAGCAATGATAAATAAAACgatctaaaaaagaaaaaaaaggaaaataagaaaataagtttgaaatatttttttctatgtCATATGGTCAATATTTTAATTATGCAATTATgagttatatattttattttagaaccGATTTTGTACCTCCAAAATAAGGGAATTTTATAAATGAAAGACATTAATTGTATCTATCACCTATATTTTATACAATGTCTTccaaaatgacaaaaaaaagaaagttttttttaaccTAAATTAAAATCTAGTTAATTTTGTATAAATCAGTGTAACATGTAGTTTGGATTATATTTTCGAAAAGTAACATTTCATGTATACAATTATTTATACGAtagaaataaattaataattaattatacaaaaattaTATACGATCTAAAATAatctatatttattttacaTACTGTTGTGATTCAGACTACATTAAACATTCTAAACATAGACTATAATAACATACAATTGTTATAACCACGTACCATAATAACCTAATATATTTTCCAAACATCCTTTGTATACTACTTAGTATTTAATTGAATATTGAACTTTACCGTTTATCAAATGAgttataatatttaaattttgttggAATAGGTCCTTCACAAATTCGACCAATTTTGAAGTTACTTGGAATGTAAGAAGTAATATGGAAAAATAGACAAAATTTTGAAAGACATTTGATACTAATTTGCGAAGAAGAAAAGTCCACCAATTTCACTCACATTATCCAACAACCCAAAGGGCCAACACAATTGAAATTTGGTTTCATACTTCActcgctctctctctctctaaaataGAGACAAACAAACAGTCCCCTCTTTCCTCTCCACAaccactctctctctctctctctctttccctcTCTCTAAAAACTCCTCTGCTCTCACTACTCTCTCTTTTTCACTCACTCACTCCACTCCACTGCTTCTCCTCTTTCATTTGATTCTGTAAGTTTCAAATCTCATCTCTTCATCCCCTTTTCTCTCgcccctttttttttatttcaattgcAAACCCTAGAAATCAACCACTTTAATTTGTTCCCCTTTTTTCAAAGTCGTCgctttgatttttctttttctttttctagatTTTCCAGGAGTTAGTTCTATACAGTCAGATTTAATGATTTGCTATTTGTTTGTTCTTCAATCCCTTGCTCGCAATTTGGTATCTGGGTTCTTTGTGATTTCATCTGGGTAGTGGGTACTATGAAATGAATCGTGGGCATTCCTTAATTTAGTTTCTTTAACTGTTTTTAGTTTGCTTATGTTTGTTACTTGATGTTATTGATGTTGATCTGATATGGGTCTGACTGTTTGATATCTTCTTATATGATTTTCAGCCCAATATGTTCAATCTTCTGTTCGGCTGAaattaaaaaagttaaattagGGTTTCTATACCTCTTGGGCTTCTTTGAGTTTGTTGTCTGTGGAATTTGGGTGGGCATGGTGGGCTCTGAGGAGGATTCTGGTACTTCTGGGGGTGCAGCGGTGCAGCTCTCTGGCAGTCGGAAATTGTTCTGGCGCTCGGCTTCATGGTCAGCATCACGTTCCTCACTTCACCATCCTGAAGTGAACAGAGAAGGGGGAGACCCCAATGGGAATCTCGGCGATGGTAATGGACCAAGCCGAATTTTTCCTGCTCCTTTAACTCCAAGATCACAGCAGCATTGCAAAGCAAGGTCGTGCTTGCCCCCTTTACAGCCTTTGTCGATTGCTCGGCGAAGCTTGGATGAATGGCCAAAGGCGGGGTCGGATGATATTGGTGAGTGGCCGCAACCTCCTACTCCAAGTGGCAGAGGAAACAACGAGAGGTTGAAACTTGATTTGTCAACAATTCAGAGAATCCCTGATAAGAATTGTGGGTTGGTGAAGAGGGATAAAATTGCTTTCTTTGACAAAGAGTGTTCAAAAGTGGCAGAACATGTATATCTTGGTGGTGATGCGGTTGCTCGAGATAGGGATATACTTAAACAGAATGGAATAACTCATGTATTGAATTGTGTAGGATTCGTTTGCCCGGAGTACTTCAAAGATGATTTTGTGTACAGAACTTTGTGGTTGCAGGATAGCCCATCTGAGGATATTACTAGtattctttatgatgtttttgACTACTTCGAAGATGTTAGAGAACAAAATGGAAGGGTTTTTGTTCATTGTTGCCAGGGAGTATCCCGGTCGACGTCCTTGGTGATTGCCTATCTGATGTGGAGAGAAGGGCAGAGTTTTGATGACGCATTTCAATATGTTAAGGCAGCAAGAGGTATTGCCGACCCAAATATGGGTTTTGCTTGTCAGTTATTACAGTGTCAAAAGAGGGTCCATGCGTTCCCTCTTAGTCCAAGTTCACTGTTGAGGATGTACAGAATTGCTCCGCACTCACCGTACGATCCCTTGCATTTGGTCCCCAAAATGTTAAATGATCCTTCGCCCTCTGCTCTTGATTCTAGAGGTGCATTTATCATTCATATACCTTCTGCCATATTTGTTTGGCTTGGTAAAAACTGTGAAGCAATTATGGAAAGAGATGCAAGGGGAGCCGTTGTGCAGATTGTTCGGTACGAGAGAGTGCAAGGGCCTATATATGTAATTAAGGAAGGGGAAGAGCCAACAAACTTTTGGGATTCTTTTGCGAACCTGTTACCTTTAATGGATAAATCTAACAGTAAAATTAATCTTGGGGAATTAAAAGTTAAGCCTTATCCAGGGGAGAGGAAAGTTGATTCCTATGATGtggattttgaaatttttcaGAAGGCTATTACTGGTGGTTTTGTTCCTCCATTTCCTTCATCGGAGAATGAGCATGAAACCCATCTTCCTGTTAGAGAAAGCAGTTGGAGTGTGCTTAGACGTAAGTTTGCCTCTGGAAATATGAAAGAGTCTGTATCAGCTCCTCGAGTATCCCTTTCTAGGGTTTATTCAGACTCGTTGATGATGGTGCATTTTTCTGCCAAATCTTCATCACCTTCAGCGTCTTCTCTGTCGTCGTCATCTTCTTCACCTATCTATCTTTCGCCAGACTCCATCTCTTCTGATTCAAGTTCAAGTTCAAGTTCTAGTTCCAAGTATTTTTCAGAATCCTCTTTAGATTCTCCATCTGCTTCTTCACCTTCAGTTTCAGTTTCCTCACTGTCCAGTTTCTCTAACATGTCTCTTGTCTCATCCAATAGTTCCTCAGAACACATGCCCAATGTTCCAGAAACTCGTGATACAGTCCCTTTGGAATCAAGTTCTCGTTCATTTTCATTCCCGTCGAAAAAGTTCTCACCTTCTCTTGCAGAACGTCGTGGTACTGCAAAATCTCTGACATTGCCTACAATGCCTAGTAAAATCAAAGCAACAAATAGTGCCTCAAGGTTTCTCGCTACTCAAGAAGAAGTTAAGAGGAAAAACAAGACTTCTTACCCTCTTAATGTATCAATTAATATGAAAAATGGCTCAGACTCTATGGATAGGATTGAAAATGAACAAACAAGTTCCACTCAGAATTTCAAGAATATTGGAAATAGAATGGAAATAAGGGTAGGTAGTGTGGCCTCGTGCCAGCAGGAAACTAAAGTTGCTGGACAATCTGCTGGTTCATGGAAAAGCTATCCCAAACTTTTTGAAGAAGGCATGGTGTCCACTTTGTCTAATGGGAAGCAAGATGGTGAGTTTGTCCAACCTATGGTATACTGTTGGCCGGAGTTAGAAAAGATTGCAGCTTTTGACACAAGTTACCTCAATTCTAAAGCTGCTGTAGTGATTTTCTCTCCAAGTAGGTATTTAGGCAAGAAGGATGACATGATGCTGTATATTTGGGTAGGAAGTTCTTTTGACCATGATTTATCTCAGGTTCATGTAAAGAGGGATAAGGATAAAGAGTTGGTTGATATAGAAAAGATAGACTGGGTTAAAGTTGGTCAATATGTACTTACGGAAATAGATCTGCCAGAAAATACAGAAATTAAGGTACTTTGGACCTTATTCTCTTGTTTTACTGCTTGGATTACTGATTCTTTTTTGAACTTCTGCCGTTGATCCAGGAAGGAGGAAAAACAATATTGTTTTATTGTTCATTcttttaataaagaaaattgttttattgGTCTAAATCTTCAACTACCACAATTTTTATGAGTATGGTGCATATGTTGATTCCTGCTCAATTAAAGTTTTCCCAACTTaaggtaataataataaagattgGAATGAGAGAGTCATAATGGAAATACCTTTAAAAATTGCCTACTGCTATAATTCTATTCATTGGCTGGTTTTCTCCCTAGTTCACCCA
This window encodes:
- the LOC103500189 gene encoding protein-tyrosine-phosphatase MKP1 isoform X2; the protein is MVGSEEDSGTSGGAAVQLSGSRKLFWRSASWSASRSSLHHPEVNREGGDPNGNLGDGNGPSRIFPAPLTPRSQQHCKARSCLPPLQPLSIARRSLDEWPKAGSDDIGEWPQPPTPSGRGNNERLKLDLSTIQRIPDKNCGLVKRDKIAFFDKECSKVAEHVYLGGDAVARDRDILKQNGITHVLNCVGFVCPEYFKDDFVYRTLWLQDSPSEDITSILYDVFDYFEDVREQNGRVFVHCCQGVSRSTSLVIAYLMWREGQSFDDAFQYVKAARGIADPNMGFACQLLQCQKRVHAFPLSPSSLLRMYRIAPHSPYDPLHLVPKMLNDPSPSALDSRGAFIIHIPSAIFVWLGKNCEAIMERDARGAVVQIVRYERVQGPIYVIKEGEEPTNFWDSFANLLPLMDKSNSKINLGELKVKPYPGERKVDSYDVDFEIFQKAITGGFVPPFPSSENEHETHLPVRESSWSVLRRKFASGNMKESVSAPRVSLSRVYSDSLMMVHFSAKSSSPSASSLSSSSSSPIYLSPDSISSDSSSSSSSSSKYFSESSLDSPSASSPSVSVSSLSSFSNMSLVSSNSSSEHMPNVPETRDTVPLESSSRSFSFPSKKFSPSLAERRGTAKSLTLPTMPSKIKATNSASRFLATQEEVKRKNKTSYPLNVSINMKNGSDSMDRIENEQTSSTQNFKNIGNRMEIRVGSVASCQQETKVAGQSAGSWKSYPKLFEEGMVSTLSNGKQDGEFVQPMVYCWPELEKIAAFDTSYLNSKAAVVIFSPSSCKEG
- the LOC103500189 gene encoding protein-tyrosine-phosphatase MKP1 isoform X1 encodes the protein MVGSEEDSGTSGGAAVQLSGSRKLFWRSASWSASRSSLHHPEVNREGGDPNGNLGDGNGPSRIFPAPLTPRSQQHCKARSCLPPLQPLSIARRSLDEWPKAGSDDIGEWPQPPTPSGRGNNERLKLDLSTIQRIPDKNCGLVKRDKIAFFDKECSKVAEHVYLGGDAVARDRDILKQNGITHVLNCVGFVCPEYFKDDFVYRTLWLQDSPSEDITSILYDVFDYFEDVREQNGRVFVHCCQGVSRSTSLVIAYLMWREGQSFDDAFQYVKAARGIADPNMGFACQLLQCQKRVHAFPLSPSSLLRMYRIAPHSPYDPLHLVPKMLNDPSPSALDSRGAFIIHIPSAIFVWLGKNCEAIMERDARGAVVQIVRYERVQGPIYVIKEGEEPTNFWDSFANLLPLMDKSNSKINLGELKVKPYPGERKVDSYDVDFEIFQKAITGGFVPPFPSSENEHETHLPVRESSWSVLRRKFASGNMKESVSAPRVSLSRVYSDSLMMVHFSAKSSSPSASSLSSSSSSPIYLSPDSISSDSSSSSSSSSKYFSESSLDSPSASSPSVSVSSLSSFSNMSLVSSNSSSEHMPNVPETRDTVPLESSSRSFSFPSKKFSPSLAERRGTAKSLTLPTMPSKIKATNSASRFLATQEEVKRKNKTSYPLNVSINMKNGSDSMDRIENEQTSSTQNFKNIGNRMEIRVGSVASCQQETKVAGQSAGSWKSYPKLFEEGMVSTLSNGKQDGEFVQPMVYCWPELEKIAAFDTSYLNSKAAVVIFSPSRYLGKKDDMMLYIWVGSSFDHDLSQVHVKRDKDKELVDIEKIDWVKVGQYVLTEIDLPENTEIKIVKEGEETEEFLARLSLLKSRC